The following proteins are encoded in a genomic region of Odocoileus virginianus isolate 20LAN1187 ecotype Illinois chromosome 14, Ovbor_1.2, whole genome shotgun sequence:
- the GAPT gene encoding protein GAPT, translating to MLEICGNTSVAVSIGISLLLLLVICGIGCVWHWKQQNTMHFTLPKFLQRRRSRRKDYTKTSSLGPQFISPRHKISVQTQDRHSAGKDTNIHDNYENVKVHPPKAKGETDKELYENTWQTNPEEHIYGNEISPCDYYNFEKPSTSEAPQEEDIYILPDSY from the coding sequence ATGCTGGAAATCTGTGGAAATACTTCAGTGGCCGTGTCTATAGGAATTTCCCTTCTTTTACTGTTGGTGATCTGTGGGATCGGGTGTGTTTGGCATTGGAAACAGCAGAATACCATGCATTTTACCTTACCAAAGTTTTTGcaaaggaggagaagcaggagaaaagACTATACTAAAACATCCTCCTTGGGTCCCCAATTTATCAGCCCAAGGCATAAAATCTCAGTTCAAACTCAAGACCGCCATTCTGCTGGCAAGGACACTAATATACATGACAACTATGAAAATGTGAAAGTGCATCCTCCCAAAGctaaaggagaaacagacaaggaACTGTATGAAAATACTTGGCAGACCAATCCCGAGGAGCATATCTACGGAAACGAGATATCACCGTGTGACTATTATAACTTCGAGAAGCCTAGCACTTCTGAAGCCCCTCAAGAGGAAGACATATATATTCTTCCAGATTCATATTAA